Proteins from one Sphingopyxis terrae subsp. terrae NBRC 15098 genomic window:
- a CDS encoding NUDIX hydrolase — translation MTDLAPPQSPKLPDGAIPAATLVIMRPSGNDDPDEILMVKRASNMAFAAGAVVFPGGRVDPDDHLVAERYGFGEDPAEGAARVAALRETLEETGLGVGLPNLAEPDLADVRRALLGGTLLSDILAAHGAPIQLGGLVPFARWCPNFKEARTFDTRFYAVAAPPHGHELTVEEAEHSHIFWSSARDTLTLADRGEVSVIFPTRRNLERIAQADDFAGFARHAENYPVELVTPWIEERDGTPHLCIPGHLGYPVTSEAFEQVRRG, via the coding sequence ATGACCGATCTCGCGCCACCGCAATCGCCCAAGCTACCCGACGGGGCCATCCCGGCCGCCACGCTCGTCATCATGCGGCCCTCCGGCAACGATGATCCCGACGAGATATTGATGGTCAAACGCGCGAGCAACATGGCGTTCGCGGCGGGGGCGGTGGTCTTTCCCGGCGGTCGCGTCGATCCCGACGATCATCTGGTCGCCGAGCGTTACGGCTTTGGCGAGGATCCGGCCGAAGGCGCGGCGCGGGTCGCTGCGTTGCGCGAAACGCTTGAGGAAACGGGGCTTGGCGTCGGGCTGCCCAACCTTGCCGAACCCGACCTTGCCGATGTTCGCCGCGCGCTTCTGGGCGGCACGTTGCTGTCGGACATATTGGCCGCGCATGGGGCGCCGATCCAGCTCGGCGGGCTGGTGCCCTTTGCGCGCTGGTGCCCCAATTTCAAGGAAGCGCGAACCTTCGACACACGCTTCTATGCCGTTGCGGCGCCGCCGCACGGGCACGAACTGACGGTCGAGGAGGCCGAGCATAGCCACATATTCTGGTCCAGCGCCCGCGATACGCTGACGCTCGCCGATCGCGGCGAGGTGTCGGTCATCTTTCCCACGCGCCGCAACCTCGAACGAATCGCGCAGGCCGACGATTTTGCGGGCTTCGCGCGCCACGCGGAAAATTATCCGGTCGAACTGGTAACGCCGTGGATAGAGGAGCGGGACGGCACCCCGCATCTGTGCATTCCGGGTCATCTGGGCTATCCCGTGACGAGCGAAGCGTTCGAGCAAGTCAGGCGGGGTTAG
- a CDS encoding DUF4126 domain-containing protein — protein sequence MGLAEILGVAGSISLLSGWRLYLTILATGVAMHFGWLPLPEHLQALQILANPWVMGVAAVGTLAEFLADKIAWVDSIWDSVHGIVRPLGGALLTLALVDSADPAWQMIAFILGGGGALISHSAKATTRAVVNISPEPYSNAAVSTGEDVATTGLLALVIAFPAVAIVIALLLLIAAVLVIIALRKLLRSVRGGLKRALGDPADAPPPIV from the coding sequence ATGGGATTGGCCGAAATATTGGGGGTCGCGGGCAGCATCAGCCTGTTGTCGGGCTGGCGCCTCTACCTCACGATCCTGGCGACCGGCGTCGCGATGCATTTCGGCTGGCTGCCGCTGCCCGAACATTTGCAGGCGCTGCAGATATTGGCGAACCCCTGGGTCATGGGCGTCGCCGCAGTCGGTACGCTCGCCGAGTTTCTGGCCGACAAGATCGCGTGGGTCGACAGCATCTGGGACAGCGTACACGGTATTGTCCGCCCGCTCGGCGGCGCGTTGCTGACGCTCGCGCTCGTCGACAGCGCCGATCCGGCGTGGCAGATGATCGCTTTCATCCTCGGCGGCGGCGGCGCGCTCATCAGTCACAGCGCCAAGGCAACGACCCGCGCGGTGGTCAACATCAGCCCCGAACCCTATAGCAATGCCGCGGTATCAACCGGCGAAGACGTCGCGACGACGGGACTTCTCGCGCTGGTAATCGCCTTTCCCGCGGTCGCCATCGTCATTGCCCTATTGCTGCTGATCGCCGCTGTCCTCGTCATCATTGCGCTGCGAAAATTGCTCCGCAGCGTCAGAGGCGGGCTCAAACGCGCGCTCGGCGACCCCGCAGACGCCCCACCGCCCATCGTCTGA
- a CDS encoding M16 family metallopeptidase, which produces MSVSPPSTARRSLSLFLLPACASALALLIAPLATAQSTPAPAAASTLAGQASDWLYEGSDIPRDEGWRFGVLPNGLRYAVRNNGVPPGQVSIRVRMDVGSMFESNSERGFAHLLEHLTFRGSLHIPDGETKRIWQRFGVTFGSDSNAQTTPTQTVYQLDLPSVTPTTLDESMKLLSGMVREPRITDAAVTAERGVVLSELREQDGPQKRIADATSGHLFAGQLLGERSPIGTTAALGAASAKSVQAFHDRWYRPDRAVVVMVGDGDPAQFAALIGKYFGDWKEPGPNPAQPDFGKPDPSQPVAKEIVEANQPLALTLAMIRPWKKRIDTVENTRRLYLEYLAQALVNRRLENRARSGGSYLVATVSQDYVSRSADVTSAEIVPLGDWKAALADVRGVIADAVQTPPSQADIDREANEIEAFLRKELENAPNEPGSRLADDMVRAVDIGETVTSPKGQVDMFAAIRASATPQVMLDISRAIFAAPVTRLVLTTPTPIEGGDKALLAALAAPVTARDDRVAAAKVDFSQLPALGHPGTIESETPLPGLHVQRLEFANGVTALVADNKVEPGKVRVNVRFGSGNRSVAGNAPNLLWTGDYALMASGVGPWGQNELDQATNGRQIQMGFDIDDDAFEMTAESNPADLRDQLRLMATKLAAPRWDASPIERLRVGLLTGFDLNDATPNAVLDRNLRGWLAGGDTRWAPPSRAAIEGLTPAAFRAFWEPRLKSGPIEVQIFGDLESVDYKQLLAESFGALAPRQPLAPAGGQSVAFAQHNAKPFVAYHTGDKGQAAAMIAWPTSGGIDNMRDARAMDVLAAIFNDRLFDRLRAEQGASYGPVVDSHWPTGFEKSGGYLLVGSLLAPKDVNRLYSIADDIAADLVARPVSADELARNAGPIREQVARATTGNLYWMYLLEGATRDPRYIKAAMAIEDDVTNISAADIQRLARQYLVPGRKWSLAVLPKGMTLAQAAALDGGAIGGGK; this is translated from the coding sequence ATGTCCGTCTCTCCCCCGTCGACCGCGCGTCGATCGCTTTCCCTTTTCCTGCTTCCGGCCTGCGCCAGCGCGCTGGCGCTCCTGATCGCGCCGCTCGCTACGGCGCAATCGACTCCGGCACCGGCGGCCGCATCGACGCTCGCGGGGCAAGCAAGCGACTGGCTTTATGAAGGCAGCGATATTCCGCGCGACGAGGGCTGGCGCTTCGGGGTTCTCCCCAATGGCTTGCGCTACGCCGTTCGCAACAATGGCGTGCCACCGGGTCAGGTGTCGATCCGGGTGCGGATGGATGTCGGGTCGATGTTCGAATCGAACAGCGAACGCGGCTTTGCGCATCTGCTCGAACATCTGACATTTCGCGGCTCGTTGCATATTCCCGACGGAGAGACGAAGCGCATCTGGCAGCGTTTCGGTGTCACCTTCGGGAGCGATTCAAATGCGCAAACGACGCCGACGCAGACCGTCTATCAGCTCGATCTGCCCAGCGTCACGCCGACGACGCTCGACGAAAGCATGAAGTTGCTCTCGGGCATGGTGCGCGAACCGCGGATCACCGATGCCGCGGTGACGGCCGAGCGCGGCGTCGTGCTGTCCGAACTGCGCGAACAGGACGGGCCGCAAAAGCGTATCGCCGACGCGACGAGCGGGCATCTGTTCGCCGGGCAATTGCTCGGCGAACGGTCGCCGATCGGGACGACCGCGGCGCTCGGTGCCGCCAGCGCGAAAAGCGTTCAGGCGTTTCACGATCGCTGGTATCGTCCCGACCGCGCCGTCGTCGTGATGGTCGGCGATGGCGACCCCGCACAGTTCGCCGCGCTGATCGGCAAATATTTCGGGGACTGGAAGGAGCCCGGACCGAACCCGGCGCAGCCCGATTTTGGCAAGCCCGATCCGTCGCAACCGGTCGCGAAGGAAATCGTCGAGGCAAACCAGCCGCTCGCGCTGACGCTCGCGATGATCCGGCCGTGGAAAAAGCGCATCGACACCGTCGAAAACACGCGGCGGCTTTATCTCGAATATCTCGCGCAGGCGCTCGTCAATCGCCGATTGGAAAATCGCGCGCGCAGCGGCGGCAGCTATCTGGTTGCCACCGTCAGCCAGGATTATGTCAGCCGCAGCGCCGATGTCACCTCGGCCGAAATCGTGCCGCTCGGCGACTGGAAGGCCGCGCTTGCCGACGTGCGCGGGGTTATCGCCGATGCCGTCCAGACCCCGCCGTCGCAGGCCGACATCGACCGCGAAGCGAACGAGATCGAGGCTTTTCTGCGCAAGGAACTGGAAAATGCGCCCAACGAGCCAGGATCGCGCCTCGCCGACGACATGGTCCGCGCGGTCGATATCGGCGAAACGGTAACGAGCCCCAAGGGGCAGGTCGATATGTTCGCCGCGATCCGCGCGTCGGCGACGCCGCAGGTGATGCTCGACATCAGCCGGGCGATTTTCGCGGCGCCCGTCACGCGGCTCGTGCTGACGACGCCGACGCCGATCGAAGGCGGCGACAAGGCGTTGCTGGCCGCGCTTGCCGCGCCCGTCACCGCGCGCGACGATCGCGTCGCGGCGGCCAAGGTCGATTTCAGCCAGCTTCCCGCGCTGGGGCATCCCGGCACGATCGAATCCGAAACGCCGCTCCCCGGCCTGCATGTCCAGCGTCTCGAATTCGCCAATGGCGTGACCGCGCTGGTGGCCGACAACAAGGTCGAACCCGGCAAGGTGCGCGTCAACGTCCGCTTCGGCAGCGGCAATCGCAGCGTCGCGGGGAACGCACCCAATCTGCTGTGGACCGGCGATTATGCGTTGATGGCAAGCGGTGTCGGTCCGTGGGGCCAGAACGAGCTCGACCAGGCAACCAACGGTCGCCAGATCCAGATGGGCTTCGATATCGACGACGACGCCTTTGAGATGACCGCAGAGAGCAACCCCGCCGATCTGCGCGATCAGCTGCGCCTCATGGCGACCAAGCTCGCGGCGCCGCGCTGGGATGCCTCGCCGATCGAGCGGCTGCGCGTTGGCCTGCTGACCGGTTTCGACCTCAATGACGCGACGCCCAATGCGGTACTCGACCGCAATCTGCGCGGCTGGCTGGCGGGCGGCGACACGCGCTGGGCGCCGCCGTCGCGCGCCGCGATCGAAGGGCTTACGCCCGCCGCCTTCCGCGCTTTCTGGGAACCGCGCCTCAAGAGCGGCCCGATCGAGGTCCAGATATTCGGCGATCTCGAATCGGTCGATTACAAGCAGTTGCTTGCCGAAAGTTTCGGAGCGCTTGCGCCGCGCCAGCCGCTCGCACCGGCGGGCGGGCAGAGCGTCGCCTTCGCGCAGCATAATGCAAAGCCGTTCGTTGCCTATCATACCGGCGACAAGGGGCAGGCGGCGGCGATGATCGCCTGGCCGACGAGCGGCGGGATCGACAATATGCGCGATGCGCGGGCGATGGATGTGCTCGCTGCGATCTTCAACGACCGCCTGTTCGACCGGCTGCGCGCCGAACAGGGCGCAAGCTATGGCCCGGTCGTCGACAGCCATTGGCCGACGGGTTTCGAAAAGAGCGGCGGCTATCTGCTGGTCGGCAGCCTGCTGGCGCCGAAGGACGTTAACCGGCTCTATAGCATCGCCGACGACATTGCCGCCGATCTCGTCGCGCGGCCCGTCAGCGCCGACGAACTCGCGCGCAATGCCGGGCCGATCCGCGAACAGGTCGCGCGCGCGACGACCGGCAATCTCTACTGGATGTATCTGCTCGAGGGCGCGACGCGCGATCCGCGCTATATCAAGGCGGCGATGGCGATCGAGGACGATGTGACCAATATCAGCGCCGCCGATATTCAGCGTCTGGCGCGGCAATATCTGGTGCCGGGGCGGAAATGGTCGCTGGCGGTGCTGCCGAAGGGAATGACGCTGGCGCAGGCGGCGGCGCTCGATGGCGGGGCGATCGGCGGCGGCAAATAG
- a CDS encoding cation:proton antiporter domain-containing protein, with product MVSEQDTSAIGNALVVLGAAGIVIPAFARFRISPVIGFILVGLLVGPSGLGALAADYPWLRHITIASSEDIALFGEFGIILLLFSIGLELSFRRLWQLRKLVFGIGAAELLLGGAILGTALFLLGDHSTAAAYGLGIALALSSTALVLPIAGTKSAVGRASFAMLLFEDLAIVPIIFVLGALSPIAASDNTELMLTTLWQGALVVAILAVAGWFLLPRIFAQAARAKDPELFLAASLLVVIVAALATAAVGLSPIVGALLAGLMIAETEYHSEVEAITAPFKGLALGVFLISVGMGLNLKTIAAQWPELIAAVVGVVLIKSIVTAALLRFSGAARRGTAAEVGLLMASPSETTLIVLATALQAQLISRTTAEFWQLVTAIGLTITPLLARVGHDVARRIEMRSGDAQEEETPEGRTVVVGFGRVGRTVAELLREHQRPYVAVDADIDTVAAAKRDGFSVRFADVARPGSLDRMGIENADAIVLTMDDPVQQLRMTRQLRQKYPELPIISRARDADHAAALYRAGATDAVPETLESSLQLAEAVLVDLGVAMGPVIASIHDVRARMRHDIMTKGELADEPRIRKLRRPEGSA from the coding sequence ATGGTAAGTGAACAGGACACATCGGCTATCGGCAACGCGCTGGTGGTGCTGGGGGCGGCGGGAATCGTCATCCCGGCCTTTGCGCGCTTTCGCATCTCGCCGGTGATCGGGTTCATTCTCGTCGGGCTGCTCGTCGGGCCATCGGGGCTCGGGGCGCTCGCCGCCGATTATCCGTGGCTGCGGCACATCACCATCGCTTCGAGCGAAGACATCGCGCTGTTCGGCGAATTCGGCATCATCCTGCTGCTCTTTTCGATCGGGCTCGAACTGTCGTTCCGACGCCTGTGGCAGCTGCGCAAGCTGGTCTTCGGCATCGGGGCTGCCGAACTGTTGCTGGGCGGCGCGATACTGGGCACGGCGCTGTTCCTGCTGGGCGATCATTCGACCGCCGCGGCCTATGGCCTCGGCATCGCCCTCGCCCTCTCATCGACGGCGCTGGTGCTGCCGATCGCGGGCACCAAATCGGCCGTCGGCCGCGCTTCCTTTGCGATGTTGCTGTTCGAGGATCTGGCGATCGTCCCGATCATCTTCGTTCTCGGCGCGCTGTCCCCCATCGCGGCGAGCGACAATACCGAGCTTATGCTGACGACGCTGTGGCAGGGCGCGCTGGTCGTGGCGATCCTCGCGGTCGCGGGCTGGTTCCTGCTGCCGCGCATCTTCGCGCAGGCCGCGCGCGCAAAGGATCCCGAGCTGTTTCTGGCGGCGAGCCTGCTGGTCGTGATCGTCGCGGCGCTGGCGACCGCCGCGGTCGGCCTGTCGCCGATCGTCGGCGCGCTGCTGGCCGGCCTGATGATCGCCGAGACCGAATATCATAGCGAAGTCGAAGCAATCACGGCGCCGTTCAAAGGCCTCGCGCTCGGCGTGTTCCTGATCAGCGTCGGCATGGGGCTCAACCTCAAGACGATCGCGGCGCAATGGCCCGAGCTGATCGCCGCCGTAGTCGGCGTGGTCTTGATCAAATCGATCGTGACCGCGGCGCTGCTGCGCTTTTCGGGCGCCGCGCGGCGCGGCACGGCGGCCGAGGTCGGATTGCTGATGGCCAGCCCGTCGGAAACGACGCTGATCGTTCTTGCAACGGCGCTTCAGGCGCAGCTCATCAGCCGCACCACCGCCGAATTCTGGCAGCTCGTCACCGCAATCGGCCTGACGATCACGCCGCTCCTCGCCCGCGTGGGCCACGATGTCGCGCGCCGGATAGAGATGCGCAGCGGCGACGCGCAGGAAGAAGAAACGCCCGAAGGCCGTACCGTCGTCGTCGGCTTCGGCCGCGTCGGGCGCACCGTCGCCGAATTGCTGCGCGAACATCAGCGACCCTATGTCGCGGTCGACGCCGATATCGACACCGTCGCGGCTGCGAAGCGCGACGGTTTTTCGGTCCGTTTCGCCGATGTGGCGCGCCCGGGCAGCCTCGACCGGATGGGGATCGAAAATGCCGACGCGATCGTGCTGACGATGGACGATCCGGTGCAGCAATTGCGCATGACGCGCCAGCTTCGCCAGAAATATCCCGAGCTGCCGATCATCAGCCGCGCGCGCGACGCCGATCATGCCGCGGCGCTCTATCGGGCCGGCGCCACCGACGCAGTGCCCGAAACGCTCGAAAGCTCGCTGCAACTCGCCGAAGCGGTGCTGGTCGATCTGGGCGTTGCGATGGGCCCCGTCATCGCCTCGATCCACGATGTCCGGGCGCGCATGCGCCACGACATCATGACCAAGGGCGAGCTCGCCGACGAACCGCGCATCCGCAAGCTGCGCCGCCCCGAAGGCAGCGCCTGA
- a CDS encoding NADP-dependent isocitrate dehydrogenase, whose translation MGKIKVVNPVVELDGDEMTRIIWQWIRERLILPYLDVDLHYYDLGIEERDRTDDKITVEAANAIKKYGVGVKCATITPDEARVEEFGLKKMWKSPNGTIRNILGGVVFREPIVIKNVPRLVPGWTDPIVVGRHAFGDQYRATDYRVPGPGKLRLVFEGEDGTIIDEEVFQFPSSGVAMAMYNLDDSIRDFARASMNYGLARGWPVYLSTKNTILKAYDGRFKDLFEEVYQNEFKAKFEAAGIIYEHRLIDDMVASALKWSGKFVWACKNYDGDVQSDTVAQGFGSLGLMTSVLMTPDGQTVESEAAHGTVTRHYRMHQQGKATSTNPIASIFAWTGGLKHRGKLDGTPEVTKFAEDLERVCIETVESGKMTKDLALLIGPDQNWLTTEGFFEAIVENLEKKMGS comes from the coding sequence ATGGGCAAGATCAAGGTAGTCAACCCGGTCGTCGAACTCGACGGCGACGAAATGACGCGGATCATCTGGCAGTGGATTCGCGAACGGCTGATCCTGCCCTATCTCGACGTCGACCTGCATTATTACGACCTCGGCATCGAGGAGCGCGACCGCACCGACGACAAGATCACCGTCGAAGCCGCCAATGCGATCAAGAAATATGGCGTCGGCGTGAAGTGCGCGACGATCACCCCCGACGAAGCGCGCGTCGAGGAATTCGGCCTCAAGAAGATGTGGAAGTCGCCCAACGGCACGATCCGCAACATCCTGGGTGGCGTCGTGTTCCGCGAACCGATCGTCATCAAGAATGTCCCGCGGCTTGTCCCCGGCTGGACCGACCCGATCGTCGTCGGCCGTCACGCCTTCGGCGACCAGTATCGCGCCACCGATTACCGCGTCCCCGGTCCCGGCAAGCTGCGCCTGGTGTTCGAAGGCGAGGACGGCACGATCATCGACGAGGAAGTGTTCCAGTTCCCCTCGTCGGGCGTCGCAATGGCGATGTACAATCTCGACGATTCGATCCGCGATTTCGCGCGCGCCAGCATGAACTATGGCCTCGCGCGCGGCTGGCCCGTCTATCTGTCGACCAAGAACACGATCCTGAAGGCCTATGACGGCCGCTTCAAGGATCTGTTCGAGGAAGTCTATCAGAACGAATTCAAGGCCAAATTCGAAGCAGCCGGCATCATTTACGAGCATCGCCTGATCGACGACATGGTCGCCTCGGCCCTCAAATGGTCGGGCAAGTTCGTCTGGGCCTGCAAGAATTACGACGGCGACGTCCAGTCGGACACGGTGGCACAGGGCTTCGGCTCGCTCGGCCTGATGACCAGCGTGCTGATGACGCCCGACGGCCAGACCGTGGAATCCGAAGCCGCGCACGGCACCGTCACCCGCCATTACCGCATGCACCAGCAGGGCAAGGCGACCTCGACGAACCCGATCGCGTCGATCTTTGCCTGGACCGGCGGGCTCAAGCATCGCGGCAAGCTCGACGGCACGCCCGAGGTGACGAAGTTTGCCGAAGACCTTGAGCGTGTGTGCATCGAAACCGTCGAAAGCGGCAAGATGACCAAGGATCTGGCGCTGCTGATCGGTCCCGATCAGAACTGGCTGACCACCGAGGGCTTCTTCGAAGCAATCGTCGAAAATCTCGAAAAGAAGATGGGCTCCTGA
- a CDS encoding carbon-nitrogen hydrolase family protein has translation MTSGIDPDANLRVIDRALAAAAAEGAAMAFFPEMSLLLDRDRQRSAAHMQREADSPWPAALADMARRHHIWLHSGSMPLLADGSERRVNRSHVIDDKGEIRARYDKIHMFDVTLPTGENWTESAAYAGGDAIVLVDTPLGRLGFSICYDLRFPELYRALVDGGAELIAIPAAFTVPTGEAHWHPLLRARAIETACHVIAAAQAGTHADGRATFGHSLAVDPWGTVLMDVSLQKDDGAAGYDIGFVAIDAQARKRARDAIPLARSRSVRNIEI, from the coding sequence ATGACCAGCGGAATCGATCCCGACGCCAATCTGCGGGTGATCGATCGCGCGCTGGCCGCGGCGGCCGCCGAAGGCGCCGCGATGGCCTTTTTCCCGGAGATGTCGCTGCTGCTCGACCGCGACCGGCAAAGATCGGCTGCGCATATGCAGCGCGAGGCCGACAGCCCGTGGCCCGCAGCGCTCGCGGACATGGCGCGGCGCCACCATATCTGGCTCCACAGCGGATCGATGCCCCTGCTCGCCGACGGCAGCGAGCGCCGCGTCAACCGCAGCCATGTAATCGACGACAAGGGCGAGATCCGCGCACGCTACGACAAGATCCACATGTTCGACGTGACCCTGCCGACGGGCGAGAACTGGACCGAGTCGGCCGCCTATGCGGGCGGTGACGCGATTGTCCTCGTCGATACGCCGCTTGGCCGGCTGGGCTTTTCGATCTGTTATGATCTACGCTTTCCCGAGCTCTATCGCGCCCTCGTGGACGGTGGCGCCGAACTGATCGCGATCCCGGCCGCCTTTACCGTGCCGACCGGCGAAGCGCATTGGCACCCGCTGCTCCGCGCCCGGGCAATCGAAACCGCCTGCCACGTCATTGCGGCGGCGCAAGCGGGAACGCACGCCGACGGGCGCGCGACCTTTGGCCACAGCCTCGCCGTCGATCCCTGGGGGACGGTGCTGATGGACGTGAGCTTGCAAAAGGATGACGGCGCCGCGGGCTATGATATCGGCTTCGTGGCAATCGACGCGCAGGCGCGGAAACGGGCTCGCGACGCCATCCCCCTCGCCCGATCGCGCTCGGTGCGGAATATAGAGATTTAG
- a CDS encoding NAD(P)/FAD-dependent oxidoreductase yields the protein MNFDVLIVGGGHGGAQAAIMLRTQKFTGSIAIVGEEAELPYERPPLSKEYFAGEKEFERIQLRPANYWDERDVTMLLGKRVVAVDPAAHRVTTDGGETIGYGKLVWATGGHPRMLPIPGGDLPGVQGVRTRADADAMKAASESAQQIVVIGGGYIGLEAAAVLTKAGKKVVLLEALDRVLARVAGKDLSRFFEKEHRAHGVDLRLGAQVAAIEGDTHVTGVRLADGAVIPADLVIVGIGIVPAVEPLLAAGAEGGNGVLVDPLCRTSLPDIYAIGDCAAHANDFAEGAVIRLESVQNANDQANVVAKGICGAEAPYHAIPWFWSNQYDLKLQTVGLSTDHDQAVLRGDPASRSFSVVYLKAGKVIALDCVNATKDYVQGRMLVTAGTTATPEQLADGETPLKELLTA from the coding sequence ATGAACTTCGACGTGTTGATAGTTGGCGGGGGCCACGGGGGCGCGCAGGCGGCAATCATGCTGCGGACGCAGAAGTTTACCGGGAGCATAGCGATCGTGGGGGAGGAGGCGGAGCTTCCCTATGAGCGGCCGCCCTTGTCGAAGGAATATTTCGCAGGCGAGAAAGAGTTCGAGCGCATCCAGCTGCGCCCCGCTAATTATTGGGACGAGCGCGACGTGACGATGCTGCTCGGCAAGCGCGTCGTGGCGGTCGATCCGGCCGCGCACCGCGTCACCACCGACGGCGGCGAGACCATCGGCTATGGCAAGCTCGTCTGGGCGACCGGCGGCCATCCGCGGATGCTGCCGATCCCCGGCGGCGACCTGCCCGGCGTGCAGGGGGTGCGCACGCGCGCCGATGCCGACGCGATGAAGGCGGCTTCGGAAAGCGCGCAGCAGATCGTGGTGATCGGCGGCGGCTATATCGGGCTGGAGGCGGCGGCGGTGCTGACCAAGGCGGGCAAGAAGGTCGTGCTGCTGGAGGCCCTGGACCGCGTGCTTGCGCGGGTCGCGGGCAAGGATCTGTCGCGCTTCTTCGAGAAGGAGCACCGCGCTCATGGCGTCGACCTGCGGCTCGGCGCCCAGGTCGCGGCGATCGAGGGCGACACGCATGTCACTGGCGTGCGGCTGGCGGATGGCGCGGTGATCCCCGCCGATCTCGTCATCGTCGGCATCGGCATCGTGCCGGCGGTCGAACCGCTGCTCGCGGCGGGGGCCGAGGGCGGCAACGGCGTGCTGGTCGATCCGCTCTGCCGGACGAGCCTGCCCGACATCTATGCGATCGGCGACTGCGCGGCGCATGCGAACGATTTTGCCGAAGGCGCGGTGATCCGCCTCGAATCGGTGCAGAATGCCAATGACCAGGCGAATGTCGTGGCCAAGGGCATCTGCGGCGCCGAAGCGCCCTATCATGCGATCCCCTGGTTCTGGTCGAACCAATATGACCTCAAGCTCCAGACTGTCGGCCTCTCGACGGACCACGACCAGGCGGTGCTGCGCGGCGATCCCGCCAGCCGCAGCTTCTCGGTCGTCTACCTGAAGGCCGGCAAGGTCATCGCGCTCGACTGCGTCAATGCCACCAAAGACTATGTCCAGGGCCGCATGCTCGTCACCGCCGGCACCACCGCAACCCCCGAGCAGCTCGCCGATGGCGAAACGCCCCTCAAGGAATTGCTCACCGCCTGA
- a CDS encoding phosphatidylserine decarboxylase, translating to MSTTISSNRPGGGIKWRWPSIHPEGRKFLLIAAIVTVCFWLLGWEIAGWLMAGITAWVGAFFRDPVRVTPTSADLVIAPADGLVTQIAEVPPPPEIAGADGLGDAPMLRVSIFMSVFDVHINRTPVAGTLRKLVYIPGKFVNADLDKASEENERQHFVVERADGVRIGFTQIAGLVARRIMPFVSMGTELATGQRVGLIRFGSRVDVYLPQGTAPQVLLGQRTLAGETIVARLGKGDTIDGIGQ from the coding sequence ATGTCCACCACCATCTCTTCCAACCGCCCCGGCGGCGGCATCAAGTGGCGCTGGCCGTCGATTCACCCCGAGGGCCGCAAATTCCTGTTGATCGCGGCGATCGTCACCGTCTGTTTCTGGCTGCTCGGCTGGGAAATCGCCGGCTGGCTGATGGCCGGAATCACCGCGTGGGTCGGCGCCTTTTTCCGTGACCCGGTGCGCGTGACGCCGACCAGTGCCGACCTGGTCATCGCGCCTGCCGACGGGCTCGTCACCCAGATTGCCGAAGTCCCGCCCCCGCCCGAAATCGCTGGGGCCGACGGGCTGGGCGATGCGCCGATGCTGCGCGTATCGATCTTCATGAGCGTGTTCGACGTCCATATCAATCGTACCCCGGTTGCCGGGACGCTGCGCAAGCTCGTTTATATCCCCGGCAAGTTCGTGAACGCCGATCTCGACAAGGCGAGCGAGGAAAACGAGCGCCAGCATTTCGTCGTCGAACGCGCTGACGGGGTGCGCATCGGCTTCACCCAGATTGCGGGGCTGGTGGCGCGGCGCATCATGCCCTTCGTGAGCATGGGAACCGAGCTTGCGACGGGCCAACGCGTCGGCCTGATCCGCTTCGGCAGCCGTGTCGATGTCTATCTGCCGCAAGGCACCGCGCCGCAGGTGTTGCTGGGGCAGCGCACGCTGGCCGGCGAAACGATTGTTGCCCGGCTCGGCAAGGGCGACACGATCGACGGCATCGGGCAATAA